Proteins found in one Aquibium microcysteis genomic segment:
- a CDS encoding hydantoinase B/oxoprolinase family protein: MAIADPITTEVVRNFVISCAKDMNAALWRSAFSAIIYEGRDSAVALLDEKGNMLGQSTGVPLFVGAIDACVKLVLERYGEDIHPGDIFILNDSYLQGTHLHDVTAIGPLFYKDELVGFGAARAHWQDIGAIDPGSTMGSTSIFHEGLRLGPTRIVSKSKRIPEWFDLLTRNTRLKDMTIGDLNAQITSIRTGEKRLSQILDRIGADTYRSACANIFEQARLLDREAIGRLQDGSYYREGYLDDDGVTTDPVKVALRLTIEGERMIIDLEGSSGPVQGSINCGAVQTESLLRLAYKTMINPDRAITGGSFSTMEVRIPDECIFNAREPAACEWYFTGLGLLADLMISCLGEAMPEKATAAHYGDSMVAAFFDMDPKRGQWISVEPTAGGWGGAKGSDGESALINLVNGGFRNLPAEVYETKFPVRVEEFSLRRDSGGPGRWRGGMGVVRSYRLLEDCYGALWFERSRTPAWGINGGLDGQGPDNDIVHPDGQVEKPLKMRARRFSKGTLFVTRTGGGGGNGNPKARPVDEVLHDVVSGAVSRDAALSQYGVAINPDLTVDAARTERRA, translated from the coding sequence ATGGCTATCGCCGATCCGATCACCACCGAAGTCGTCCGCAACTTCGTCATTTCCTGTGCCAAGGACATGAACGCCGCGCTCTGGCGTTCGGCCTTCTCGGCGATCATCTACGAGGGCCGCGACAGCGCGGTCGCGCTGCTCGACGAGAAGGGCAACATGCTCGGCCAGTCGACCGGCGTTCCGCTGTTCGTCGGCGCCATCGACGCCTGCGTGAAGCTGGTGCTGGAGCGCTACGGCGAGGACATCCACCCAGGCGACATCTTCATCCTCAACGATTCCTACCTGCAGGGAACCCACCTGCACGACGTCACCGCCATCGGGCCGCTGTTCTACAAGGACGAACTGGTCGGCTTCGGCGCGGCGCGCGCGCACTGGCAGGACATCGGCGCCATCGACCCCGGCTCGACCATGGGCTCGACCTCGATCTTTCACGAGGGCCTGCGGCTCGGACCCACCCGCATCGTGTCGAAGTCGAAGCGGATTCCCGAGTGGTTCGATCTGCTGACCCGCAACACGCGGCTCAAGGACATGACGATCGGCGATCTGAACGCTCAGATCACGTCGATCCGCACGGGGGAGAAGCGTCTGTCGCAGATACTCGACCGCATCGGCGCCGACACCTACCGTTCCGCCTGCGCCAACATCTTCGAACAGGCCCGGCTGCTCGACCGCGAAGCCATCGGCAGGCTGCAGGACGGCAGCTACTACCGCGAGGGCTATCTCGACGACGACGGCGTCACCACCGACCCGGTCAAGGTGGCGCTCCGGCTCACCATCGAAGGCGAGCGGATGATCATCGACCTCGAAGGCTCGTCGGGGCCTGTCCAGGGCTCGATCAACTGCGGCGCCGTCCAGACCGAGTCGCTGCTGCGGCTCGCCTACAAGACCATGATCAACCCCGACCGCGCGATCACCGGCGGCTCCTTCTCGACCATGGAGGTGCGCATCCCGGACGAGTGCATCTTCAACGCCCGCGAACCTGCCGCCTGCGAATGGTACTTCACCGGGCTCGGCCTGCTCGCTGACCTGATGATCTCCTGCCTCGGCGAGGCGATGCCCGAGAAGGCCACCGCCGCGCACTATGGCGACTCCATGGTCGCGGCCTTCTTCGACATGGATCCGAAGCGCGGCCAGTGGATCTCGGTTGAGCCGACGGCCGGCGGCTGGGGCGGCGCCAAGGGTTCGGACGGCGAAAGCGCGCTGATCAACCTCGTCAACGGAGGCTTCCGCAACCTGCCGGCCGAGGTCTACGAGACCAAGTTCCCGGTGCGGGTCGAGGAGTTCTCGCTGCGCCGGGATTCCGGCGGGCCCGGGCGCTGGCGCGGCGGCATGGGGGTGGTGCGCAGCTACCGCCTGCTCGAGGACTGCTACGGCGCGCTCTGGTTCGAACGCTCGCGCACGCCGGCCTGGGGCATCAACGGGGGCCTCGACGGACAGGGTCCCGACAACGACATCGTCCACCCGGACGGCCAGGTGGAGAAGCCGCTCAAGATGCGCGCCAGGCGCTTCTCCAAGGGCACGCTGTTCGTCACCCGCACCGGCGGCGGCGGCGGCAATGGCAACCCCAAGGCGAGGCCGGTCGACGAGGTGCTGCACGACGTCGTCTCCGGGGCGGTGTCGCGCGACGCCGCGCTTTCGCAGTATGGTGTCGCCATCAACCCCGACCTGACGGTCGATGCCGCCCGCACCGAAAGGCGGGCCTGA